The stretch of DNA ACCTTGGCCAGTGCGCGAAGGTCAGAAAGCAGGGCTCTATCCATCTGGGTTGCAAACTTCTCACGCGAATGCGGCTGGTTCATCTTGGGCCTCCTAGCGACAACCCTATCATGAAATTTCATGATCATCCATGTTCCATTCTCGGCAATCGGTACGTCGGAGACTGCAACACGGTTGTCCGATGGCTTCAATCGGATGGCTAAGCCGCTATTATCATCAAGCGGCAACTCTGGGCATGGTGACGGCTCGTCAACCCCAATCACCTTGTCACGCAGCGTCAATTTAGTCGACCTGTACGCCTTTAATGCATACGGCATGTAACATATATTGGGAGAAATTCGTCGTTGTCCCTAGATGCCCATAGGGTTTGCGACAAAACCGTATCTCGGGCGCAGGATCAGCACGCTGTGTCCCCCCTCTTTCGGCCATCATCTACTCAACCGTTCGGATCTCGGTCAGTGGGCCCTCAACTCCGGGCTTACAAGAAACCTCTATCTTGAAAGCTAGGGGAAAAGGTGGCCAATGGCATTACTAACGTCAGGGGGAGATTTTTGAGCGGTTCGGCGCCGTATGCAGCATACCAGCTCGCAGCACGTTCGTTTTTTGCGTCTATGATGAGCAACGTTCCCCCAACCTGTTCTGAAGTTCGTAAGCATCTAAGGGCTGCGGCCGCTAGTAGCTGCCCACCCAGCCCTAACCCTGCGACGGAGAGGTCCGTCGCTATCCGTGCCAACTTGAAGCCCGCGATCTCGTGCCTCGCCAATCCTTTTGCGAGATGTTCTGGGACCTGATCCTGCGATACTGCGGACGGCGTTACCGTGTAGAAGCCGAGAATCCGTTGTGACTTAGCGTTCTCGATAGCGCAAAAGGTTTTCGACGCGTTTTGCTCATGACTCTGCCGAGCAAATTTCTGCAGAAATTCGTTCATCTCGGTGTCGCCACAGTTGAATGATTTTCGATCATGCGACTTGGCAATTGGTGCTTCGTGCCACGCCGGGAGGATCATATTGCGGACGGCAAAGCTGCAATAGCGGCCCCCAGTTTTGCATTTGGCTTAGGCGGGTTTTCGAGCAGCTCCAGAACCCGAGCGAAGTCCCGTCTAGAAAGGACGACGGCTTCAGCGGCTTCAATCACTGAATCTGCTTCTTTCAACGCTGTCTGCATGATGAAGTTGGTGAGGTCCGTATTTTGAATCGCCGCGGCCCGGATCAGCTTGGCTTTTGCTTCTGGCGACACCCTCAAATGCATTCGCTTATTGTCATCAATGGCTACGCTCGGCATCGGAAGCTCCACACAAATGAATTCTAACTCATTGTATATATAGGCGGGAGAATGTCAAATTGTACGCCATGAATGCGCACGACGCATAATATATATTATGAGAAATTGCAGAAGTGATTTAAATCCGCACGATTTTCTAAGAAACGGTGTCGCTTATTTAGTTTGCCATCGGGTCGGACGAAAGCCAGTCCTCGCTCCGCAGCCCTTCAACGCGGGAGAACTCACTCAAATTTCCAGTGACAACAACCAAGCCTCTGCTTCGGGCATGACCTGCAATTAGTACATCATAAACGCCAATCGGAGTACCCCTACGTTCCAAAGACGCTCGAATGTCTGCTGCGTGGGCGGCAGCCTCTGACCCAAATGCAATTACCTCCAGCCGCGCAGCAAACTGCTCGACTTTTGTTCGGTTAAAAGCCGGGCGGTCAGACTTTTCAGCACCGTGTAAAAATTCCGCCAATACTATAGTTGAGATAC from Asticcacaulis excentricus CB 48 encodes:
- a CDS encoding DUF1778 domain-containing protein translates to MPSVAIDDNKRMHLRVSPEAKAKLIRAAAIQNTDLTNFIMQTALKEADSVIEAAEAVVLSRRDFARVLELLENPPKPNAKLGAAIAALPSAI
- the vapC gene encoding type II toxin-antitoxin system tRNA(fMet)-specific endonuclease VapC, producing the protein MLRYMLDTNLCIRVLRDRPQSIRERFNAEADGLCISTIVLAEFLHGAEKSDRPAFNRTKVEQFAARLEVIAFGSEAAAHAADIRASLERRGTPIGVYDVLIAGHARSRGLVVVTGNLSEFSRVEGLRSEDWLSSDPMAN